In Bactrocera oleae isolate idBacOlea1 chromosome 5, idBacOlea1, whole genome shotgun sequence, a genomic segment contains:
- the LOC106615397 gene encoding mitochondrial ornithine transporter 2 produces the protein MDLFWWRKEPEPLPPPPPSAMQNRLIEFVAGSLGGAAQVYVSQPLDTVKVKQQTFPFLYKNMFECFVNTYKKDGIFRGLYAGSVPAVIANVAENSVLFAAYGGCQSFVAYLVGKENHSQLNTTENAFAGFFAAFFSTFTLCPTELVKCKLQAIRESHECCPGIPANEHMTPWKLTKIIYKAEGLAGFFRGLTSTFMREMPGYFFFFGSYEATRELLTKPGQTKDDIGPLRTMFAGAVGGVMLWTMIFPADVIKSRIQVQNLDHGMLTVGFDIVRKEGILALYNGLLPSVLRTIPATATLFVIYEYTKKILHEKFDPKSVPTNKK, from the exons ATGGATCTGTTTTGGTGGAGAAAGGAACCGGAGCCACtaccgccgccgccgccaaGCGCCATGCAGAATCGATTGATTGAGTTTGTGGCGGGCTCGTTGG GTGGCGCCGCGCAGGTGTATGTCTCACAGCCGCTGGACACGGTTAAAGTGAAACAGCAAACATTTCCCTTTCTCTACAAAAACATGTTTGAATGTTTTGTGAACACTTATAAGAAGGATGGCATATTTCGTGGCCTTTACGCGGGCAGTGTGCCGGCCGTTATAGCGAATGTGGCTGAAAACTCCGTGCTTTTTGCGGCCTATGGCGGTTGTCAGTCCTTTGTGGCATATCTGGTGGGTAAAGAGAACCACAGCCAATTGAACACGACGGAAAATGCATTTGCTGGCTTCTTTGCGGCGTTCTTTTCGACATTCACGCTATGCCCCACCGAGTTGGTGAAGTGCAAATTGCAGGCGATACGCGAG TCGCATGAATGTTGCCCTGGCATACCAGCTAACGAGCATATGACGCCTtggaaattaacaaaaattatctacAAAGCAGAGG GTTTGGCCGGCTTTTTCCGCGGTCTCACGTCGACGTTTATGCGCGAAATGCCCGGctacttcttcttcttcggCAGTTATGAGGCAACGCGTGAGCTGCTAACTAA aCCCGGTCAGACGAAAGACGATATTGGTCCACTTAGAACCATGTTTGCGGGCGCCGTTGGCGGCGTTATGCTGTGGACAATGATTTTCCCCGCCGATGTTATCAAAAGTCGCATACAAGTGCAGAATTTAGATCACGGCATGTTAACGGTGGGTTTCGACATTGTCCGCAAGGAGGGCATACTGGCACTCTACAATGGTCTGTTGCCGTCTGTGTTACGCACGATACCGGCGACAGCGACGCTATTCGTAATTTACGaatatacgaaaaaaattttgcacgaGAAATTCGATCCCAAAAGCGTGCCGACGAACaagaaataa
- the LOC106615396 gene encoding FAST kinase domain-containing protein 5, mitochondrial encodes MFNMPLIRRSLQKVRGIYQLVANQSRASVPRFPRVASACFHLNHASAAKVFVDKENKHAHEVLVQSLKPYQIFRLDATTPPTNEPVASELPALVSTSDLSRVTFEEVFDTFNALAHYCIRTNTCISDSRFEQFCQFFCEQTHKLSDEQLLSALRLLSQLPTEASVREPNYMHLWNNLDVECCRRVERWSNDELLLVCDAWYTLNLARVCEFVWEALRKLGRKLRRMQSEQLVQAMFYCNVLRRPVFEMFDFEVNLARFVDTMTLQELGVMSMGFFKTQTPIRNPELLDHLFKRLIAEIQTVDDITLVAILKVLRYSSKLPQVRQVMELMEVLQTQISRISLMSCLHVALFGVELQCCHDGVLELVLQRFNQDIENARLKDMERICLAISVFNYRSPTGVEQELCAKILSLLETKVDEILKYPRCFVACLYYLTLCGHSNEEMITSVLDKRFVDLAYGKNMTIGREIFNLDSFVKINLKASNYEGNELPEKRRRSMGKMLTQYIPERNQKFRLHKTDRILLEIKEALERILRPNTLKHILPHFERPDVVVCYNNTLRQTIPLAADCPEDYSGAILTRNLLLGESEKTDVATIAVVIVGWNNVVKDKQRFTGLFEMKLKQLRMLGHKPILIYWHEWRALETPTDRQQFLKRKLANTINL; translated from the exons atgTTCAATATGCCGTTAATACGCCGTAGTCTGCAAAAAGTGCGCGGGATATATCAATTAGTGGCTAATCAAAGCAGAGCGAGTGTACCAAGATTTCCACGAGTTGCATCAGCTTGCTTTCATCTGAATCATGCAAGTGCCGCTAAAGTGTTTGTTGACAAAGAGAATAAACATGCACATGAAGTGTTGGTGCAATCACTGAAACCCTATCAAATCTTCCGCTTGGATGCAACCACACCACCAACAAACGAACCTGTTGCATCAGAACTGCCTGCATTGGTGTCAACTTCGGATCTGTCTCGTGTAACTTTTGAAGAAGTCTTTGACACATTCAACGCCTTGGCACATTATTGCATAAGGACAAACACCTGCATTTCTGACAGCCGTTTCGAACAATTCTGTCAATTTTTCTGTGAACAAACTCATAAACTCAGCGATGAGCAATTGCTATCCGCGTTACGACTACTATCCCAACTGCCAACAGAGGCATCGGTGCGTGAACCCAACTATATGCATTTGTGGAATAATTTGGATGTGGAGTGCTGCCGCCGCGTTGAGCGCTGGTCCAACGATGAGCTGCTATTGGTTTGTGATGCTTGGTACACATTGAATTTGGCGCGTGTTTGTGAATTTGTCTGGGAGGCATTACGTAAGCTGGGCCGCAAGTTACGACGCATGCAATCTGAACAGCTGGTGCAAGCCATGTTTTATTGCAATGTGCTCCGCCGACCTGTATTCGAAATGTTTGATTTTGAAGTGAATTTAGCACGTTTTGTTGACACAATGACACTACAGGAGTTGGGTGTAATGTCAATGGGTTTCTTCAAGACACAAACACCTATACGTAATCCTGAACTGTTGGATCACTTGTTCAAACGTCTGATAGCGGAAATACAAACAGTAGATGATATCACATTGGTGGCAATATTAAAAGTACTGCGTTATAGCAGTAAACTGCCACAAGTGCGACAGGTGATGGAGCTGATGGAAGTGTTACAAACACAAATATCTCGCATCTCATTAATGAGCTGCTTGCATGTTGCGCTTTTCGGTGTGGAGCTGCAGTGCTGTCATGATGGCGTTCTAGAGTTGGTACTACAACGTTTTAATCAAGACATCGAAAATGCACGCTTAAAAGATATGGAACGCATATGCTTGGCAATATCTGTGTTTAACTATCGCAGCCCAACAGGTGTGGAACAAGAGTTGTGTGCTAAAATTCTGTCTCTGCTTGAAACCAAAGTCGATGAAATCTTGAAATATCCGCGTTGTTTCGTCGCTTGCTTGTATTATTTGACTTTATGTGGTCATTCTAATGAAGAGATGATAACATCTGTGTTAGATAAGCGATTTGTAGATCTTGCTTATGGTAAAAATATGACCATCGGccgtgaaatatttaatttagactcttttgtgaaaataaatttaaaggccTCTAACTATGAGGGCAATGAATTGCCCGAAAAACGGCGACGTTCCATGGGCAAAATGCTGACGCAGTATATACCTGAACGTAATCAAAAGTTTAGACTACATAAAACAGATCGCATTCTCTTAGAGATTAAGGAGGCTCTAGAGCGCATACTGCGCCCTAATACATTGAAACACATATTGCCACATTTCGAGCGGCCCGATGTCGTTGTTTGCTATAATAACACGCTGCGTCAGACAATACCACTTGCAGCTGACTGTCCGGAGGATTATAGCG GCGCAATCTTGACACGCAATCTGCTGTTAGGTGAGTCAGAAAAAACGGATGTGGCCACCATTGCTGTTGTCATAGTTGGCTGGAACAATGTCGTAAAGGATAAACAAAGATTCACGGGATTATTTGAGATGAAACTGAAGCAATTGCGTATGCTAGGACATAAACCGATTTTG ATATATTGGCACGAATGGCGCGCTTTGGAGACCCCCACGGATCGTCAACAAttcttgaaaagaaaattagccaatacaataaatttgtaa